Proteins encoded together in one Lathyrus oleraceus cultivar Zhongwan6 chromosome 5, CAAS_Psat_ZW6_1.0, whole genome shotgun sequence window:
- the LOC127078893 gene encoding structural maintenance of chromosomes flexible hinge domain-containing protein GMI1: protein MGASVHKLSKSMAIGGKPPYLRPYFGMFGYGGPVASMHLGRRTRVSSKTKHVKGVDINKLQCRLKDIYFPYIQAEIVWKNDISYKSIFGCWRLAMPPHNKKRSVLNNVIK, encoded by the exons ATGGGTGCTTCGGTTCACAAATTATCAAAATCAATGGCTATTGGGGGAAAGCCCCCATACTTAAGG CCTTACTTTGGGATGTTTGGATATGGAGGGCCTGTAGCATCCATGCACTTGGGGAG GCGTACTCGTGTTTCGTCCAAAACAAAACACGTAAAAGGTGTTGATATTAACAAACTCCAGTGCCGCCTCAAGGACATATATTTCCCCTACATTCAG GCTGAAATTGTCTGGAAGAACGATATTTCATACAAATCTATATTTGGATGTTggaggttagcaatgcctccgcacaacaaaaaaaggag tgtcctcaacaacgtaatcaaatag